In one window of Microbacterium natoriense DNA:
- the dxs gene encoding 1-deoxy-D-xylulose-5-phosphate synthase, which yields MPILPSISGPRDLDGLSTDQLTELAGEIREFLVENVSRTGGHLGPNLGVVELTIALHRVFSSPDDPFIFDTGHQSYVHKLLTGRQDFSALRVRGGLAGYPQRSESPHDVVESSHASSSLSWADGISRALTATGRADRHVVAVVGDGALTGGMTWEALNNISDDNDRNLVIVVNDNGRSYAPTIGGMSRYLNRVRTAAAYKDLHRKSDRLFRAFGPVGRAVFRGVRGGTHGFLSRFTNNEALYSNLDIKYLGPVDGHDLPALLETLELAKSYGAPVIVHAITEKGRGYQPARDDEADQFHAVNRIDPITGEPLSSSGRGWTDVFSEALVTVGERDPKVIAMTAAMLRPTGLAPFAERFPDRVYDVGIAEQHAVASAAGLAFGGLHPVVALYATFMNRAFDQVLMDVALHRAGVTFVLDRAGVTGPDGPSHHGMWDLAMLQIVPHIRIAAPRDGARLAEALDEAVLIDDAPTVIRFPKGEVAAELPAIERLDDGVDVLARGESEDVLIIGIGPFAALAMEVATRLRAQGIGATVIDPRWAIPVQPSVVELAAHHRLVITLEDGIRVGGIGTRVRQVLREAGIDTAVDELGLPDEFIDHASRDQVLTDAGLTASKIAQDVVAQVLGTRIPVARNAGETGAIDLPLHERR from the coding sequence ATGCCCATTCTTCCGAGCATCTCAGGTCCCCGAGATCTGGACGGACTGTCCACAGACCAGCTGACCGAGCTCGCCGGAGAGATCCGCGAGTTCCTCGTCGAGAACGTCTCCCGCACGGGCGGACACCTCGGTCCCAACCTCGGTGTGGTGGAGCTGACGATCGCCCTGCACCGCGTGTTCTCGTCGCCGGACGATCCGTTCATCTTCGACACCGGCCACCAGTCGTACGTGCACAAGCTCCTCACCGGTCGTCAGGACTTCTCAGCTCTGCGAGTGCGTGGCGGCCTCGCCGGGTACCCGCAGCGCAGCGAAAGTCCTCATGACGTCGTGGAGTCCTCGCACGCGTCGAGTTCGCTGAGCTGGGCCGACGGCATCAGCCGCGCCCTCACCGCGACAGGGCGCGCAGATCGGCACGTCGTCGCGGTGGTCGGCGACGGCGCCCTCACCGGCGGCATGACGTGGGAGGCGCTCAACAACATCTCCGACGACAACGACCGCAATCTGGTGATCGTCGTGAACGACAACGGCCGCTCCTACGCCCCGACGATCGGCGGCATGTCGCGGTACCTGAACAGAGTGCGCACGGCCGCGGCCTACAAGGACCTGCACCGCAAGTCCGACCGCCTGTTCCGTGCGTTCGGCCCCGTCGGACGTGCCGTGTTCCGCGGCGTCCGTGGCGGCACGCACGGGTTCCTCTCGCGCTTCACGAACAACGAGGCGCTGTACTCGAATCTCGACATCAAGTACCTCGGCCCGGTCGACGGTCACGACCTTCCTGCTCTTCTGGAGACGCTCGAGCTCGCGAAGTCCTACGGCGCCCCGGTGATCGTGCACGCCATCACGGAGAAGGGCCGCGGCTATCAGCCCGCACGCGACGACGAGGCCGATCAGTTCCATGCCGTCAACCGCATCGACCCCATCACGGGCGAACCGCTCTCCAGCAGCGGTCGCGGCTGGACCGACGTGTTCTCCGAGGCGCTCGTCACCGTGGGAGAGCGCGACCCGAAGGTGATCGCGATGACCGCGGCGATGCTGCGTCCTACCGGTCTCGCACCGTTCGCGGAACGATTCCCCGATCGCGTGTACGACGTGGGCATCGCCGAGCAGCATGCCGTCGCATCTGCGGCCGGTCTCGCCTTCGGCGGCCTGCATCCGGTCGTCGCGCTGTATGCGACCTTCATGAACCGCGCGTTCGACCAGGTCCTCATGGACGTCGCCCTGCATCGCGCGGGTGTCACCTTCGTCCTCGATCGAGCCGGCGTGACGGGCCCCGACGGCCCGAGTCATCACGGCATGTGGGACCTGGCGATGCTGCAGATCGTGCCGCACATCCGCATCGCGGCTCCGCGCGACGGTGCGCGCCTCGCCGAGGCTCTCGACGAGGCCGTGCTGATCGACGACGCGCCCACCGTCATCCGCTTCCCGAAGGGCGAGGTGGCTGCCGAACTCCCCGCGATCGAGCGCCTGGACGACGGGGTCGATGTGCTCGCCCGCGGCGAGTCTGAAGACGTGCTCATCATCGGCATCGGACCGTTCGCCGCGCTCGCGATGGAGGTCGCCACGAGACTGCGGGCCCAGGGGATCGGCGCAACGGTGATCGACCCTCGGTGGGCGATCCCCGTTCAGCCATCCGTCGTCGAGCTCGCCGCTCACCATCGGCTCGTCATCACACTCGAGGACGGCATCCGCGTCGGGGGCATCGGCACGCGTGTGCGCCAGGTGCTCCGCGAGGCGGGGATCGACACTGCCGTCGACGAGCTCGGTCTTCCTGACGAGTTCATCGACCATGCGTCGCGAGACCAGGTGCTGACAGATGCCGGACTCACCGCTTCGAAGATCGCGCAGGACGTGGTCGCGCAGGTGCTCGGCACCCGAATCCCGGTCGCGCGCAACGCGGGAGAGACGGGCGCGATCGATCTGCCGCTGCACGAGCGGCGCTGA
- a CDS encoding TetR/AcrR family transcriptional regulator has protein sequence MEERQPQWDATQSRILDAADQLIERRGVHGLTVAELARRADLSRPTIYRNWNDSDDVVRAALLRRVAGILNSFPAPVPSRSALVDDVMRFIAMFRSDSLYGRLLDDEPEAFTRYTLHRVGSSQRMILGWLAAAISAAQSGGSVRAGVPEEMAVMLLLIAQSAVLSHGTVTDLISETAWERELRCALDGLLRP, from the coding sequence ATGGAAGAACGTCAACCTCAATGGGATGCGACGCAGTCCCGGATCCTCGATGCCGCCGACCAGCTCATCGAGCGACGCGGCGTGCACGGCCTGACCGTCGCCGAGCTCGCGCGGCGTGCGGACCTCAGCCGTCCGACGATCTACCGGAACTGGAACGACTCAGACGACGTCGTCAGGGCGGCGCTCCTGCGGCGTGTCGCCGGAATCCTGAACTCCTTCCCGGCTCCGGTCCCCTCGAGATCCGCACTCGTCGACGACGTCATGCGGTTCATCGCGATGTTCCGCTCCGACTCCCTCTACGGACGCCTTCTCGATGACGAGCCCGAGGCGTTCACGCGATACACGCTGCACCGAGTCGGATCCAGTCAGCGCATGATCCTGGGCTGGCTCGCCGCGGCGATCAGCGCCGCGCAGTCCGGCGGATCGGTGAGAGCCGGGGTGCCAGAGGAGATGGCCGTGATGCTTCTGCTGATCGCCCAGTCGGCTGTGCTCTCGCACGGCACCGTCACGGATCTGATCTCCGAGACGGCCTGGGAGCGGGAGCTCCGATGCGCTCTCGACGGCCTGCTCCGGCCATGA
- a CDS encoding SPFH domain-containing protein, whose protein sequence is MEMIFAMLGGKGLSSLLKTGTAVLTILLVVPAMLKLFIVTVDEGWAAIRTRNGKPIIRNRPQRRPTNRGGAVGEVVVLDPGSHGAFPLFYWYRLIDVRCRATDLPAREMSGASGHQHRVHASFEWRPIPTGRDLRVFELDVVNVKERASNIVGAALRDVIRGMDGPELPHNDEINTRVIAASADEVRRACGVELVRVMVTGDALTDGYLLSTALRDADRGAQAVAALHALN, encoded by the coding sequence ATGGAGATGATCTTCGCGATGCTGGGCGGCAAAGGTCTGTCGAGTCTGCTGAAGACCGGGACGGCGGTGCTGACGATCCTGCTGGTCGTTCCCGCGATGCTGAAGCTCTTCATCGTCACCGTCGATGAGGGCTGGGCTGCGATCCGCACGCGCAACGGCAAGCCGATCATCCGCAACCGCCCGCAGCGACGGCCCACCAACCGGGGAGGCGCGGTCGGCGAAGTCGTCGTGCTCGACCCGGGATCGCACGGAGCCTTCCCGCTGTTCTACTGGTATCGCCTGATCGACGTGCGCTGCCGGGCGACCGACCTGCCCGCGCGTGAGATGAGCGGTGCGAGCGGACATCAGCACCGCGTGCACGCCTCGTTCGAATGGCGGCCGATCCCGACAGGTCGAGATCTGCGCGTGTTCGAGCTCGACGTCGTGAACGTCAAGGAACGCGCCTCGAACATCGTCGGGGCCGCCCTGCGAGACGTGATCCGCGGAATGGACGGCCCAGAGCTGCCGCACAACGACGAGATCAACACGCGGGTGATCGCGGCCAGCGCCGATGAGGTGCGTCGCGCGTGCGGCGTGGAACTCGTGCGCGTGATGGTCACGGGTGACGCTCTGACCGACGGATATCTGCTCTCGACCGCGCTGCGCGACGCCGACCGAGGCGCTCAGGCTGTCGCGGCCCTGCACGCGCTCAACTGA
- a CDS encoding glycerol-3-phosphate dehydrogenase/oxidase has translation MTVSSSALNVARRKAELARAAEDTADVLVVGGGITGVGVALDAAARGLSVTLIEAEDLAFGTSRFSSKLVHGGLRYLATGDVATARESALERHLLMITIAPHLIRPLGQLLPFSPAVTLRQRTAGAVGMALGDLLRIRAGTPRTVLPAPKPVSAMTARRLAPALDPRGLRGGMLSFDGQLVDDARLVVTVARTAASLGARVLTRVRALALRDDGATAEDAVTGERAEIRARVVVNATGVWAGGLDHGIDIRPSRGTHIVLDARDLGSPQVALTIPHEGSISRYVFALPQQHGRVIVGLTDEDAPGPVPRVAEPTESEILFLLASLNRVLTTPIARDQVRGSFAGLRPLVDSGTDATADISRRHLVTASASGFVTVLGGKLTTYRRMAEDAVDLALQLRSLSAPPSRTSSLRLVDRAVQAPTEPIAEGIDLCAAEVAYAVREEGAMTADDVLDRRSRVGLVDLERERAYAAVETIVTQTLAELD, from the coding sequence ATGACCGTCTCGTCATCCGCGCTCAACGTCGCGCGACGGAAGGCGGAACTCGCCCGCGCCGCGGAGGACACCGCTGATGTGCTCGTCGTCGGCGGTGGGATCACCGGAGTCGGCGTCGCGCTCGACGCCGCCGCCCGGGGGCTCAGCGTCACCCTGATAGAAGCGGAGGATCTCGCTTTCGGCACGAGCCGGTTCAGCTCGAAGCTCGTGCACGGCGGGCTGCGCTACCTCGCCACGGGCGATGTCGCCACCGCCAGGGAGAGTGCGCTCGAGAGGCACCTGCTCATGATCACGATCGCGCCCCACCTGATCCGTCCGCTCGGACAGCTGCTGCCCTTCAGCCCCGCCGTCACGTTGCGCCAGCGCACGGCCGGTGCGGTCGGCATGGCTCTCGGCGATCTCTTGCGAATCCGCGCCGGCACACCGCGAACGGTTCTGCCCGCTCCGAAGCCGGTGTCGGCCATGACGGCACGACGACTCGCGCCCGCTCTCGACCCACGTGGGTTGCGTGGCGGCATGCTCTCGTTCGACGGACAGCTCGTCGACGACGCGCGACTCGTCGTCACCGTCGCACGCACGGCGGCGAGCCTCGGTGCACGGGTGCTCACCCGTGTGCGCGCCCTCGCGCTGCGCGACGACGGGGCCACGGCGGAGGATGCAGTGACAGGCGAGCGGGCGGAGATCCGTGCCCGCGTCGTCGTGAATGCGACGGGCGTGTGGGCCGGAGGCCTCGACCACGGCATCGACATCCGTCCCAGCCGCGGTACGCACATCGTGCTCGACGCCCGTGATCTGGGTTCCCCGCAGGTCGCGCTCACCATCCCTCATGAGGGATCGATCAGTCGCTACGTCTTCGCGCTGCCTCAGCAGCACGGACGGGTGATCGTCGGCCTGACCGACGAGGACGCTCCCGGTCCCGTCCCCCGCGTGGCGGAGCCGACGGAATCCGAGATCCTGTTCCTGCTCGCGAGCCTCAACCGAGTCCTCACGACCCCCATCGCGCGTGACCAGGTGCGCGGGTCGTTCGCAGGGCTCCGACCCCTGGTCGACAGCGGCACGGACGCCACGGCAGACATCTCACGCAGACATCTCGTCACCGCATCCGCTTCGGGATTCGTGACCGTGCTCGGCGGCAAGCTGACCACGTACCGGCGGATGGCCGAAGACGCCGTGGATCTCGCCCTGCAGCTGCGCAGTCTCTCCGCGCCGCCGAGCCGCACCTCGTCGCTGCGACTCGTCGATCGCGCGGTGCAGGCGCCGACCGAGCCGATCGCCGAGGGCATCGATCTCTGCGCGGCGGAAGTCGCGTACGCCGTGCGAGAAGAGGGCGCGATGACGGCCGACGATGTGCTGGACCGGCGATCCCGCGTCGGCCTCGTCGATCTCGAGCGCGAGCGCGCGTACGCAGCCGTCGAGACGATCGTGACACAGACGCTCGCAGAGCTCGACTGA
- a CDS encoding DUF3159 domain-containing protein, with translation MSTPDPDAEREPSASEIFGAALGGAARKAGIDPDADVSTGQMVWGVIGGWRGIVESVLPLLAFIVTYTVSSNLVLALILSVGSAAIFTIVRLLMKSPPVAALSGLVAAVIAAGLPLFTGRAADQFVIGFITNIAYGTAFLVSAAVRWPLIGVVVGFLMGEGVSWRADPRKRRTFFWLSVAWALLFLARLGVQLPFYFSGDVATLGTVKIIMGIPFFAVLLATTWVVARRLYPRESDAGPVSGS, from the coding sequence GTGAGCACTCCTGATCCCGACGCGGAGCGCGAACCGTCCGCCTCTGAGATCTTCGGAGCGGCCCTCGGCGGCGCTGCTCGCAAGGCGGGCATCGACCCCGACGCCGACGTCTCGACGGGCCAGATGGTCTGGGGCGTCATCGGCGGCTGGCGGGGGATCGTGGAGTCGGTGCTGCCGCTGCTCGCTTTCATCGTCACGTACACCGTCAGCAGCAACCTGGTTCTGGCCCTGATCCTGTCCGTGGGTTCCGCGGCGATTTTCACGATCGTCCGCCTGCTGATGAAATCGCCGCCGGTCGCAGCGCTCTCCGGCCTGGTCGCCGCGGTCATCGCCGCGGGACTGCCCCTGTTCACCGGCCGTGCCGCCGATCAGTTCGTCATCGGGTTCATCACCAACATCGCTTACGGCACCGCATTCCTCGTGTCTGCCGCCGTGCGCTGGCCGCTGATCGGCGTCGTCGTCGGATTCCTGATGGGCGAGGGCGTCTCCTGGCGTGCGGATCCGCGCAAGCGCCGGACCTTCTTCTGGCTCTCGGTGGCGTGGGCCCTGCTGTTCCTCGCGCGCCTCGGCGTGCAGCTGCCCTTCTACTTCTCAGGTGACGTGGCGACTCTCGGCACCGTGAAGATCATCATGGGCATCCCGTTCTTCGCGGTGCTCCTCGCGACCACCTGGGTCGTCGCCCGGCGGCTCTATCCGCGTGAGTCGGATGCCGGACCTGTGTCTGGCTCGTGA
- a CDS encoding YegS/Rv2252/BmrU family lipid kinase has translation MTEHIAVLANPFAGKGRGRRASAIAVAHLRARGAEVRVYAGASAADTARLAATAIDESPRTLVVVGGDGTLAGVLEVVCAATVPVVLVPAGTGNDLARALRLPREDAAAAAELALTGERRAIDVGEVRTTSGARKFLTIAALGFDAKVSDRTNRLRWPHGAPRYYLALLIELARLRPMLFTLSIDAEPPRIAPGTLIAVGSTSSYGGGMPVCAGALPDDGLLDVVHVAPLGRMRLLRLFPLMLRGRHLARPEVLHRRARTVTVSAPGLVVYADGERTGEDECTISLLPAAITLMVPKESHD, from the coding sequence GTGACCGAGCACATCGCGGTGCTCGCGAATCCCTTCGCAGGCAAGGGACGCGGTCGCAGGGCGTCGGCCATCGCTGTCGCGCACCTGCGGGCGCGCGGAGCCGAGGTGCGGGTGTATGCGGGGGCCTCGGCAGCCGATACGGCCCGACTCGCCGCCACGGCGATCGACGAGAGTCCGCGCACGCTGGTCGTGGTCGGCGGTGACGGCACTCTTGCCGGCGTGCTCGAGGTGGTTTGTGCGGCTACGGTCCCTGTCGTCCTGGTGCCGGCAGGTACGGGCAACGATCTGGCTAGAGCACTGCGGCTGCCGCGCGAAGACGCCGCGGCCGCGGCCGAACTCGCCCTCACCGGGGAGCGCAGGGCCATCGACGTCGGCGAGGTGCGCACGACTTCAGGTGCCCGGAAGTTCCTCACGATCGCGGCCCTCGGATTCGACGCGAAGGTCAGCGACCGCACCAACCGGCTGCGCTGGCCGCACGGGGCGCCGCGCTACTACCTCGCACTCCTGATCGAGCTCGCCCGCCTGCGTCCCATGCTGTTCACACTGTCGATCGACGCGGAGCCGCCGAGGATCGCTCCCGGCACGCTGATCGCGGTCGGCAGCACGTCTAGCTACGGCGGCGGAATGCCGGTGTGCGCGGGCGCCCTCCCTGATGACGGTCTGCTCGACGTCGTCCATGTTGCACCGCTCGGGCGGATGCGTCTGCTGCGTCTTTTCCCTCTGATGCTCCGAGGAAGGCATCTCGCACGTCCGGAGGTGCTCCATCGACGGGCACGGACGGTGACGGTGTCGGCGCCGGGCCTCGTCGTGTACGCCGACGGCGAGCGGACGGGCGAAGACGAGTGCACGATCTCGCTGCTGCCCGCCGCAATCACCCTGATGGTCCCGAAGGAGAGCCATGACTGA
- a CDS encoding aconitate hydratase yields the protein MSTVNSFGAQSTLTVGSTDYEIFRIDTVPGFDKLPFSLKVLLENLLRTEDGANVTKAQIEALGSWDAAAEPNTEIQFTPARVVMQDFTGVPCIVDLATMREAVTALGGDANKINPLSPAEMVIDHSVIADLFGTENALERNVEIEYERNGERYQFLRWGQTAFSDFKVVPPGTGIVHQVNIEHLAKVIYDRNVDGVLRAYPDTCVGTDSHTTMVNGLGVLGWGVGGIEAEAAMLGQPVSMLIPRVVGFKLSGEIPAGVTATDVVLTITDLLRKHGVVGKFVEFYGEGVASVPLANRATIGNMSPEFGSTAAIFPIDDVTLDYLRLTGRSDEAVALVEAYAKEQKLWHDAAHEPTFSEYLELDLGTVVPSIAGPKRPQDRILLSEAKSQFEQDILNYASPSTSDSMVDLDSKHSFPASDPGSVPGEEETTTRPVHINSGAPANASTPVPVTTPSGEKYILDNGAVTLAAITSCTNTSNPSVMIAAGLVARKALEKGLKQKPWVKTTLGPGSKVVTDYYEKSGLDKDLEGLGFYTVGYGCTICIGNSGPLIEEVSEAINSHDLAVTAVLSGNRNFEGRISPDVKMNYLASPPLVIAYALAGSMHFDFENDALGKGTDGEDVFLKDIWPTPAEVQELVDSSISREQFIKQYATVFDGDERWRSLPTPEDDIFQWDENSTYVRKAPYFDGMTMELTPVRDIEGARVMATLGDSVTTDHISPAGNIKAGTPAAQYLTEHGVDRKDFNSFGSRRGNHEVMIRGTFANIRLKNLLVSAVNDGQVVEGGFTRDFTQPEGPQSYIYDACMNYAEQGTPLVIFGGKEYGSGSSRDWAAKGTSLLGVKAVITESFERIHRSNLIGMGVVPLQFPAGESWESLGLDGTEIVSIAGLEELNNGVTPKTVRVTAAPSEHSPEGKQVIEFDAVVRIDTPGEADYYRNGGILQYVLRSLV from the coding sequence GTGTCCACGGTGAACAGCTTCGGTGCCCAGAGCACCCTGACGGTCGGCAGCACCGACTACGAGATCTTCCGCATCGACACGGTGCCCGGTTTCGACAAGCTTCCCTTCAGTCTCAAGGTTCTCCTTGAGAACCTGCTTCGCACCGAGGACGGCGCGAACGTGACGAAGGCGCAGATCGAGGCGCTCGGGTCGTGGGATGCCGCGGCCGAGCCGAACACCGAGATCCAGTTCACGCCGGCCCGTGTGGTCATGCAGGACTTCACCGGTGTTCCCTGCATCGTCGACCTCGCCACGATGCGTGAGGCCGTCACGGCTCTCGGCGGCGACGCCAACAAGATCAACCCGCTCTCGCCGGCCGAGATGGTCATCGACCACTCGGTCATCGCCGATCTCTTCGGCACCGAGAACGCGCTCGAGCGCAACGTCGAGATCGAGTACGAGCGCAACGGCGAGCGCTACCAGTTCCTGCGCTGGGGCCAGACGGCCTTCAGCGACTTCAAGGTCGTCCCGCCGGGAACCGGCATCGTGCACCAGGTGAACATCGAGCACCTCGCGAAGGTGATCTACGACCGGAACGTCGACGGCGTTCTGCGCGCGTACCCCGACACCTGCGTCGGCACCGACTCGCACACCACCATGGTCAACGGCCTCGGCGTGCTGGGCTGGGGCGTCGGCGGTATCGAGGCAGAGGCCGCCATGCTCGGCCAGCCCGTGTCGATGCTCATCCCGCGCGTCGTCGGCTTCAAGCTCTCGGGTGAGATCCCTGCGGGCGTCACCGCGACCGACGTCGTCCTCACCATCACCGATCTGCTGCGCAAGCACGGCGTCGTCGGCAAGTTCGTCGAGTTCTACGGCGAGGGCGTCGCCTCCGTGCCGCTGGCCAACCGCGCCACCATCGGCAACATGTCGCCCGAGTTCGGCTCGACCGCGGCGATCTTCCCGATCGACGACGTCACCCTCGACTACCTGCGCCTCACCGGTCGCAGCGACGAGGCCGTCGCTCTCGTCGAGGCGTACGCCAAGGAGCAGAAGCTCTGGCACGACGCCGCGCACGAGCCCACGTTCAGCGAGTACCTCGAGCTGGACCTCGGCACCGTCGTGCCGTCGATCGCCGGCCCGAAGCGCCCGCAGGACCGCATCCTGCTCTCGGAGGCGAAGTCGCAGTTCGAGCAGGACATCCTCAACTACGCGAGCCCGTCGACGTCGGACTCGATGGTCGACCTCGACTCGAAGCACTCCTTCCCGGCATCCGACCCCGGATCGGTGCCCGGCGAGGAGGAGACGACCACCCGGCCGGTGCACATCAACAGCGGCGCTCCGGCGAACGCTTCCACGCCCGTTCCGGTGACCACGCCGTCGGGGGAGAAGTACATCCTCGACAACGGCGCTGTGACGCTCGCGGCCATCACGTCGTGCACCAACACGTCGAACCCGTCGGTGATGATCGCCGCCGGTCTCGTGGCACGGAAGGCGCTCGAGAAGGGCCTGAAGCAGAAGCCGTGGGTCAAGACCACGCTCGGCCCGGGTTCCAAGGTCGTCACGGACTACTACGAGAAGTCCGGACTCGACAAGGACCTCGAGGGCCTCGGCTTCTACACCGTCGGCTACGGATGCACGATCTGCATCGGCAACTCGGGTCCGCTGATCGAAGAGGTGTCGGAGGCGATCAATTCGCACGACCTCGCGGTCACCGCCGTGCTCTCGGGCAACCGCAACTTCGAGGGTCGCATCAGCCCCGACGTGAAGATGAACTACCTCGCCAGCCCGCCGCTGGTCATCGCGTACGCACTCGCAGGGTCGATGCACTTCGACTTCGAGAACGACGCGCTCGGCAAGGGCACCGATGGCGAAGATGTCTTCCTGAAGGACATCTGGCCCACCCCGGCCGAGGTCCAGGAGCTGGTCGACTCGTCGATCTCGCGTGAGCAGTTCATCAAGCAGTATGCGACCGTCTTCGACGGTGACGAGCGCTGGCGCAGCCTGCCCACTCCGGAAGACGACATCTTCCAGTGGGATGAGAACTCCACCTACGTGCGCAAGGCGCCCTACTTCGACGGCATGACGATGGAGCTCACCCCGGTGCGCGACATCGAGGGCGCGCGCGTCATGGCGACCCTGGGTGACTCGGTCACCACCGACCACATCTCGCCCGCCGGAAACATCAAGGCCGGCACGCCCGCCGCTCAGTACCTCACCGAGCACGGCGTGGACCGCAAGGACTTCAACTCTTTCGGTTCGCGTCGAGGCAACCATGAGGTCATGATCCGCGGAACGTTCGCGAACATCCGTCTGAAGAACCTCCTGGTCTCGGCCGTCAACGACGGTCAGGTCGTGGAGGGTGGCTTCACCCGTGACTTCACCCAGCCCGAAGGACCGCAGTCGTACATCTACGACGCCTGCATGAACTACGCCGAGCAGGGCACGCCGCTCGTCATCTTCGGCGGCAAGGAGTACGGCTCCGGCTCGTCACGTGACTGGGCGGCCAAGGGCACGAGCCTGCTGGGCGTCAAGGCGGTCATCACCGAGAGCTTCGAGCGCATCCACCGCTCGAACCTCATCGGCATGGGCGTCGTCCCGCTGCAGTTCCCTGCAGGCGAGAGCTGGGAGTCGCTGGGCCTCGACGGCACCGAGATCGTCTCGATCGCCGGTCTCGAGGAGCTCAACAACGGTGTCACGCCGAAGACGGTCCGCGTGACCGCGGCTCCGAGCGAGCACTCGCCCGAGGGCAAGCAGGTCATCGAGTTCGACGCGGTCGTCCGCATCGACACCCCCGGTGAGGCGGACTACTACCGCAACGGCGGCATCCTGCAGTACGTGCTGCGTTCGCTGGTCTGA
- a CDS encoding FAD-binding oxidoreductase, whose amino-acid sequence MGHDAGRVDDDSAMRWNGWGDPAKARDLPLAVRSLLPLLLGRTRRPEHAVEIEDVRLPPSALRDDDLDAFRRAVGREHVDVSVEARVRHAGGRSTPDLLRRRIATQDAPDAVVRPADHDEVTVCLEIAGRAGIAVIPFGGGTSVVGALTPERGSHRAVVSLDLRRLTGVLRLDEVSGEAVLAAGTSGPEAESALAAHGLELGHFPQSFRYATIGGFAAARSSGQNSAGNGRFDAMVTGIRVATPTGEIDLGRAPGSAAGPDLIRVFLGSEGIFGVITEVRVRVHPIPHGRVLESWSFPDFASGVEGLRRIAQQGAGPTVIRLSDEAETAVSLAQVGRIGKALAKGAGIVTVYEGDGIPERRARTRALLEATGGVSAGEGASEGWLKGRFEGPYLRDALLDAGVFCETLETATTWSNLHALRAAVEKALKGGFADAGARSYIMCHVSHIYPTGASLYFTVLAGVRSDMLATWEPIKARVNDTIIAGGGTISHHHAVGRDHAPWLEREIGETGIRILAAIKRELDPQCIMNPGAVIAVERTS is encoded by the coding sequence ATGGGCCACGATGCGGGCAGGGTCGATGACGACTCGGCGATGAGATGGAACGGCTGGGGCGACCCGGCGAAGGCGAGAGATCTGCCGCTTGCTGTCCGGAGTCTTCTGCCGCTGCTGCTGGGGCGCACACGAAGGCCAGAGCACGCCGTCGAGATCGAGGATGTGCGCCTGCCGCCGTCTGCGCTGCGCGACGATGATCTGGACGCATTCCGCCGAGCCGTCGGCCGAGAGCACGTCGACGTCTCGGTGGAGGCCCGCGTCCGGCACGCGGGCGGTCGGTCGACACCTGATCTGCTGCGTCGTCGGATCGCGACACAGGATGCGCCGGATGCGGTCGTCCGCCCAGCGGACCACGATGAGGTGACGGTGTGCCTCGAGATCGCCGGTCGGGCCGGCATCGCCGTGATCCCCTTCGGCGGTGGCACGAGCGTCGTCGGCGCACTCACCCCGGAGCGTGGCTCCCACCGTGCTGTAGTGAGCCTCGATCTGCGCCGCCTCACCGGTGTGCTTCGACTGGACGAGGTCAGCGGCGAGGCCGTGCTCGCTGCGGGCACGTCTGGACCCGAAGCCGAATCGGCATTGGCGGCGCACGGCCTCGAACTCGGTCACTTTCCGCAGAGCTTCCGTTACGCGACGATCGGTGGATTCGCCGCCGCGCGTTCGTCGGGGCAGAACTCCGCCGGCAACGGTCGCTTCGACGCGATGGTCACCGGCATCCGCGTCGCAACGCCGACTGGCGAGATCGATCTCGGTCGAGCACCCGGCTCGGCTGCCGGGCCCGACCTGATCCGCGTCTTCCTCGGGTCGGAGGGCATCTTCGGCGTGATCACAGAGGTGCGGGTGCGCGTGCACCCGATTCCTCACGGCCGTGTTCTCGAGTCCTGGTCGTTCCCCGACTTCGCCAGCGGTGTCGAGGGACTCCGTCGGATCGCTCAGCAGGGCGCGGGACCCACCGTCATCCGCCTGTCTGATGAAGCCGAGACGGCGGTGAGCCTCGCCCAGGTCGGCCGGATAGGCAAAGCGCTCGCGAAGGGAGCCGGAATCGTCACGGTGTACGAGGGCGACGGGATTCCCGAGCGGCGTGCCCGCACCCGAGCACTGCTCGAAGCGACGGGAGGCGTCTCCGCCGGGGAAGGGGCCTCGGAGGGGTGGCTGAAGGGCCGATTCGAGGGGCCGTATCTGCGCGACGCGCTGCTCGACGCCGGCGTCTTCTGTGAGACGCTCGAGACCGCCACGACCTGGTCGAACCTGCACGCGCTGCGCGCGGCCGTCGAGAAGGCGCTGAAGGGCGGATTCGCGGATGCGGGAGCCAGATCGTACATCATGTGCCATGTCTCGCACATCTATCCCACCGGAGCCTCTCTGTACTTCACGGTGCTGGCCGGGGTGCGCTCCGACATGCTGGCCACGTGGGAGCCGATCAAGGCCCGGGTCAACGACACGATCATCGCCGGCGGCGGTACGATCAGTCATCATCACGCCGTCGGACGGGATCACGCCCCCTGGCTGGAGAGGGAGATCGGAGAGACCGGCATCCGCATCCTCGCCGCGATCAAACGGGAGCTCGATCCGCAGTGCATCATGAATCCGGGCGCCGTGATCGCCGTCGAACGGACGAGCTGA